The Fusobacterium pseudoperiodonticum DNA window ACTACTATCTAGCTGACCTAAAAGATAGAAAAGAAAGTTAAAAATGGGATTAGCTATCTCAGGTTTGGGAAAATAAAATTTCATTGGAACAATAAAAAATATTGCAATAGAAACCACAGTTAAAAATATTGCTTGTTTTACATAGAAGTTTAAACTTTTTTCATCTTTTATAGTGAGAAAAGTTCCAAAGAAAAAAGGTGCTGAAGTCATATAGGGTAACATAAAAATTGTTAAAAAAGGTATTTTTTTCTCCCAAGCCATAAAATATGAGGGAACATAATCTAGGGTACGAGTATAGAATTCAGCTCCTTTATATAAAATTGTAAAAAATATTGTAATAAAAATTATATATTTGATTTTTAATCTTTGTAAATTATCTTTCATTATTGCCTCCTAATTATCTTGCTTAATTTTATCATATTATTCTTAAAAATTGGTTAAAATTTGTTATAATATTATCAAGGTGATGTTAATGGAATATACAATTACAAAAAAGAAAATCAAAAATTTTATTTTAAGAATATATCCTGACTTAACTATCGCAGTATCAGCTCCTTTATCTGCAACTAGCAAGGATATTGAAAATTTTGTTCTATCTAAAAAAGACTGGATAGAAAAAACATTAGAAAAATTAAATAAATTAAAAGATGACAGTATAAAGATTTTAGGTAAAAAAGTAGAAAAAAAAGTTATTCAATCAGATTTAGAAAGAATAAGTTTAACTGACAGAAATATATTTATATATACAAAGAATAGTGAAGAACTTGAAGTTGAAAAGAAATTTTTGGAATGGAAATACAATAAATTAAAAGAAATTATAGATGAAGCTGTAGAAAGATATACTAAATTACTAAATACTGAAATAAACTACTATAAGATAAAAAGACTTTCTTCTGCTTGGGGTATTTATCACAGAAGGGAGAATTATATCAGCTTCAATATAGATTTAATTGAAAAAGATATAGAAAGTATTGATTATGTAGTTCTTCATGAGATATGTCATATTTTCTATATGGATCATCAAAAAAAATTTTGGGCTCTAGTTGAAAAATATATGCCTGACTATAAGATAAGAAGAAAAAAATTAAAATCATAAAATAAGACAATATTTTTACATATTGTCTATTTTTTATAAAAATATTTTTAAATTTGACAGACAAAGTAAGGAGTGTTATAATAAAAAAGAATTAAATTTTGCTAAACAAAATAAATTGAGGAGGAAAATATGTTATCAAAAAAATTACTTATTGGAGCTCTTGTAGCTACTATGTCTATGTCTGCTTTTGCACACTTTCAAATGGTTTACACTTCTGA harbors:
- a CDS encoding phosphatase PAP2 family protein produces the protein MKDNLQRLKIKYIIFITIFFTILYKGAEFYTRTLDYVPSYFMAWEKKIPFLTIFMLPYMTSAPFFFGTFLTIKDEKSLNFYVKQAIFLTVVSIAIFFIVPMKFYFPKPEIANPIFNFLFYLLGQLDSSFNQCPSLHVSFAFLSIAIYWKEMKSKLKYLIAIWGFLIAISVHFVYQHHFIDFVGGFIMFLITWYIFPKFIKSVKK
- a CDS encoding M48 family metallopeptidase; amino-acid sequence: MEYTITKKKIKNFILRIYPDLTIAVSAPLSATSKDIENFVLSKKDWIEKTLEKLNKLKDDSIKILGKKVEKKVIQSDLERISLTDRNIFIYTKNSEELEVEKKFLEWKYNKLKEIIDEAVERYTKLLNTEINYYKIKRLSSAWGIYHRRENYISFNIDLIEKDIESIDYVVLHEICHIFYMDHQKKFWALVEKYMPDYKIRRKKLKS